In uncultured Methanobrevibacter sp., one DNA window encodes the following:
- the cobI gene encoding precorrin-2 C(20)-methyltransferase yields the protein MAKKGKLIGIGVGPGDTELLTLKAAKVLETVPVVFSPKSSKEKESIALSIVRPVLEKRKDYKRLMLVEPIFPMIEDKKELEKVWTSASEMIAQYLDSGRDVAFITLGDSSIFSTYSYVQKKLIGRYEIETIPGITSFTACAAARNEALVEQNDILTIVPKIDDRLEEVLDYSDSIVLMKASRNTSKLENTIEEKNRPKEIYSVENCTRENEKIIEGFSNEKPYLTTTIIKFSDD from the coding sequence ATGGCAAAAAAAGGAAAATTGATTGGAATTGGTGTTGGACCTGGAGATACTGAATTGCTTACCCTGAAAGCGGCAAAGGTTTTGGAAACAGTGCCTGTAGTTTTCTCACCAAAATCATCAAAGGAAAAAGAAAGCATTGCACTGTCAATTGTCAGACCGGTTCTTGAAAAAAGAAAAGATTACAAAAGACTCATGCTTGTTGAACCAATATTTCCAATGATTGAAGACAAAAAAGAGCTTGAAAAAGTCTGGACAAGCGCTTCTGAAATGATTGCCCAATACCTTGACAGCGGAAGGGATGTAGCTTTCATAACCCTTGGAGACAGTTCAATATTCAGCACATACTCATACGTTCAAAAGAAACTTATTGGAAGATACGAAATCGAAACAATACCTGGAATTACTTCATTTACAGCATGTGCTGCAGCACGTAACGAAGCTCTTGTGGAACAGAACGACATTTTAACAATCGTGCCTAAAATAGACGATAGGCTTGAAGAGGTATTGGATTACAGCGACTCAATCGTGCTTATGAAAGCATCAAGAAATACTTCAAAACTGGAAAATACAATCGAAGAGAAAAACAGACCTAAAGAAATCTATTCAGTTGAAAACTGTACAAGAGAAAACGAAAAAATAATTGAAGGATTTTCAAATGAAAAGCCTTACCTTACAACAACAATAATAAAATTCAGTGATGACTAA
- a CDS encoding V4R domain-containing protein → MKEQKPIQIFSNLNDDVGVNVIKSPVKLTILEMLRDSDMEFEEIVNNTGKSKSTVSVHLKSLRESGVISYRVHPVDNRKKIFYLNSKYIGSVNYTDPKEIKETQTDYLVENLINDDAEFSTLLFHTLKSMLIQEGINIDPIMQSTGNSIGNSLFDKLYDEDLEVFMGNIAEFWKKKGLGRVSFKIGQIIKITTYDCFECELLPRTGKPACFLDTGIFEALFSQYFKMPVSVIETQCYTMGDEKCVFEVEPLPIKNY, encoded by the coding sequence ATGAAAGAACAAAAACCTATCCAAATTTTCTCCAACTTGAATGATGATGTTGGGGTAAACGTAATCAAAAGTCCAGTAAAGCTCACTATTTTGGAAATGCTTAGAGATAGTGACATGGAATTTGAAGAGATTGTTAACAATACCGGTAAATCAAAATCAACCGTTTCAGTTCACTTAAAAAGCTTAAGAGAAAGTGGAGTAATATCTTACAGAGTACACCCGGTAGATAACAGAAAAAAGATATTCTATCTCAATTCAAAATACATCGGCTCCGTCAACTATACCGATCCAAAGGAAATCAAGGAAACCCAGACAGATTACCTTGTTGAAAATCTTATAAATGATGATGCCGAGTTTTCAACATTGCTCTTTCATACTTTAAAGTCAATGCTTATACAGGAAGGAATTAACATTGATCCTATTATGCAATCCACAGGAAACAGCATAGGAAATTCCCTTTTCGATAAATTATATGATGAGGATTTGGAGGTTTTCATGGGAAACATTGCGGAATTCTGGAAGAAAAAAGGTTTAGGCAGGGTTTCATTTAAAATAGGTCAGATAATTAAAATAACAACCTACGACTGTTTTGAATGCGAACTGCTTCCAAGAACAGGAAAGCCTGCATGCTTTTTAGACACAGGAATATTTGAAGCATTATTCTCACAATACTTCAAAATGCCCGTCAGCGTAATAGAAACCCAATGTTACACCATGGGTGATGAAAAATGTGTCTTTGAGGTCGAGCCTCTTCCGATTAAAAACTATTAG